The Paenibacillus sp. RC334 nucleotide sequence GATGAAGCGGCGGTATGTGTGGTGTTGGCTTCCGGGGGCTATCCCGGTTCGTACGCCAAAGGGGTGCCGATCCACGGACTGGATCAGGCGAATGAAGCCACCGTGTTTCATGCCGGTACAGGCATCAATGAACAGGGCGAGTGGATCACAAACGGCGGACGTGTGTTGGGCGTGGTCGGCTTGGGACGTGATATTGCCGAAGCGCGGGACAAGGCGTATGAACAGGCGGCACGTATTACCTTTGAAGGCAAGCAAAACCGTACGGATATTGCGGCAAAAGCACTGCTATAGAAGCGTTTTTACAAGATAGAGAGGACCTCTTCGGAGGCTCTTTTTTTCGTTTGACAAAAGTATACTTATCCTATAGGATTAAAAAATACGAAACTGACTGACTGATCAATCGGGAGGAGGAAATCCATGCAGCCACGGAAGGCGAAGCAGTCCAAGACTACCGCGAATGAACCATTGGTTGATCACGCGGGAGAAGAAACAGCCGAAACCGATCGCAGAACGCAGCTTCTTCACATTGCGTTGAAGCGATTCGCCGAGCAAGGGTACCATCAAACGAAGATTTCAGATATCGTGGTGGAGGCCGGAGTGGCCCAAGGCACGTTTTATTGGCATTTTAAAAGTAAAGAAGCGCTGGCACTGGAGATTATCGCTACAGGCCGCGAACAACTGCTGGCAGCGATAGGACAAGGATACCGCCGTGATGCAGGCACGTTGGCTGATATGGTTAAAGCATCCGAAGCGCTGTTTGTCCGTCTGTTTGATTTTGCATTGGAGAACCGCTATCTGATGGGATTACTCCTGATCGGCAGCGGTGTTGATGAACCGGTACGCCAGAGCATTCGGGAGACGAGAATCGCGATGGAACTGGCTTTTCGACGCAATATGGAGCGGGCGATAGAGCTGAACATGCTACCCGCCGGATTGGATATCGAATTACGGGCAGCGCTGCTCATGAGCATGATCGAAGGTGTTATTACACGTTGGCTATTCGGTTCCGAGGGAACACATGACAACATTACACAGGTAACAGCTAAACAATTGGCGGAAGAAGCGGCTAATTTTGAATTTTACGGGCTGTTGGGTCAAGGCTAGGCGGGTGGGAGACCACATCGCATGAATTGGCAGTAAGAGGCGAATAATAGAGCCAAAATACACATATGTACTCAATCATTTACATCCAGACAGGAGAGAACGATTCATGAAAACACGTAAAAGAGGGTTCCTTGTAACTACACTGATGGCTTTGGCCATGTTCAGTCTGGTGCTGAGCGCTTGCGGAACGAAGCCGGAAGCTGCCAACAGCAGCAACGGAGCGGGCAGCAGCAATGAGGCGGCAGCGGGCAATCAGCTCGAAGCAATCAAGAAGGCTGGAGTGATCAAGGTTGGAATGATGGGTACGTACCAGCCTTACAATTTTTTGAACGATAAAAAGGAATTGGACGGGTTTGATGTTGATATCGCGAATGAATTGGCGAAGCGTATCGGGGTCAAAGCGGAGTTCACGGCACAAGAATTTTCGGGACTTATTCCAAGTCTGCAAAAGAAGAAATTTGATGCGGTGATTAGCCAGGTGACGATTACGCCAGACCGTGAAAAGGTCATTGATTTCACAGAGCCGTATATCACAAACAATGTAAAAATCATCGTAAACAACAAAACAAACGATATTACCAAGCTGGAGGATTTTAAAGGTAAAACGATTGGTGTCGGCTTGGGAACAAATGATGAGTCCTATCTGCGTAACGAAGTGCTGCCGAAGGTTGGCGATTTCGAGATTAAAACGTATGATGATGTTATTACTTCCTTGAAGGATCTGAACTCTGGTCGCATTGACGCAACCATCAACAATCTGTATGCGCTCAAGCCCATTGTTGATAAAAACGGCTTCCAGATTAAGGCGGTAGGCGAGCCGATCAAATCCGATCAAGCGGGTGTGGCTATTAACAAGGATACTCCTGAGCTTAAAGCAGCCTTGAACAAGGCTCTGAAAGAAATGAAGGAAGACGGCACCTATAAAACGATTTTCAAAAAATGGTTCGGCGAGGAGCCGAAAGAATAACGTAAGCCTGTTACAGGCGTCTGGCTCCGGTCTTGGCTTTTATGCTGACATGGGGCCACTCGTCTGAAAGAAGGGAATATAACCGATGCTTGAATTAATGTGGGAAAACGTCCCTTTTTTGTTGAAGGGTGCTTATTATACGCTGTATATCACGATTGTTTCCATGCTATTTGGCCTTATGATCGGCTTGGTGGTGGCAGTCGCCCGGTTGAAGGGGAATCGTCCGGTTCGTTGGCTGGCGCGCAGTTATGTATCTATCATTCGGGGAACGCCGGTTTTGGTGCAGATTGCGGTCATTTACTATGGACTGGATGATTACGGAATATCGTTCGGCTCGCTGACTGCTGCTTGTCTTGCACTGAGTATCAATACAGGGGCGTATTTATCGGAGACGTTTCGTGGGGCTATTTTAGCGGTGCCAAAGGGTCAAACCGAGGCGGCCTATGCAACCGGAATGTCTCCGGGTCAAACGATGTGGCGCATCATTCTTCCGCAGGCCGTGCGAATTGCGATTCCGCCGATGGGCAATACATTTGTCGGTATGCTTAAGGAAACATCGCTCGTTTCGGTGATTGGAGTAAGTGAGCTGATGCGTCAGGCACAACTTTTACAGGCACAGTATCTGCGCTACATGCCGTTTCTGCTCGAAATTGGCATCATGTACTGGATCATGAGCATTGGGTTCTCCGCTATACTGGAGCGGGTGGAAAAGCGTCTGGCCCGAGCTTATTAAGGTGGAGATGATAGAGGATGATAACAACAAGCGGTTTGGGTAAACGCTTCGGTCAGATGGAAGTGTTAAAAAGCATTGATTTTCAGGTGGCCGCGCGTGAAATCGTCGTGTTGCTCGGCCCGAGTGGTTCGGGTAAAAGCACCTTGCTACGCTGCCTGAACGGTCTGGAGGAATTGTCTTCCGGCAAGTTTGAGGTGAACGGGATCGAGGTAAATGCTACGGCTCCTCTCCGTACCCGGCAAGCGGCCATTCGTGATATTCGCAGGCAGACGGGGATGGTATTTCAGCAATTCAATCTGTATCCGCACAAAACAGCAATCGGCAATGTCATTGAAGGGCTGCTGACAGTGAAAAAAATGCCGCGTGACAAGGCTATGTCCATCGGACAGCGGTTGCTGGAGCGTGTGGGTTTGTCGGACAAGCAGGATGCTCATCCTGCGCGTTTGTCCGGTGGACAGCAGCAGCGGGTAGCGATTGCGCGTGCGCTCGCGATGGACCCGGCGATTATGCTGTTCGACGAGCCGACATCGGCGCTCGATCCCGAGCTGGTCGGGGAAGTGCTGAGCGTAATGCGGGAGCTGGCCCAGGACGGGATGACGATGGTTGTCGTCACCCATGAGATGAAATTTGCCCGCGAGG carries:
- a CDS encoding transporter substrate-binding domain-containing protein, with translation MKTRKRGFLVTTLMALAMFSLVLSACGTKPEAANSSNGAGSSNEAAAGNQLEAIKKAGVIKVGMMGTYQPYNFLNDKKELDGFDVDIANELAKRIGVKAEFTAQEFSGLIPSLQKKKFDAVISQVTITPDREKVIDFTEPYITNNVKIIVNNKTNDITKLEDFKGKTIGVGLGTNDESYLRNEVLPKVGDFEIKTYDDVITSLKDLNSGRIDATINNLYALKPIVDKNGFQIKAVGEPIKSDQAGVAINKDTPELKAALNKALKEMKEDGTYKTIFKKWFGEEPKE
- a CDS encoding TetR/AcrR family transcriptional regulator, producing the protein MQPRKAKQSKTTANEPLVDHAGEETAETDRRTQLLHIALKRFAEQGYHQTKISDIVVEAGVAQGTFYWHFKSKEALALEIIATGREQLLAAIGQGYRRDAGTLADMVKASEALFVRLFDFALENRYLMGLLLIGSGVDEPVRQSIRETRIAMELAFRRNMERAIELNMLPAGLDIELRAALLMSMIEGVITRWLFGSEGTHDNITQVTAKQLAEEAANFEFYGLLGQG
- a CDS encoding amino acid ABC transporter ATP-binding protein, with the protein product MITTSGLGKRFGQMEVLKSIDFQVAAREIVVLLGPSGSGKSTLLRCLNGLEELSSGKFEVNGIEVNATAPLRTRQAAIRDIRRQTGMVFQQFNLYPHKTAIGNVIEGLLTVKKMPRDKAMSIGQRLLERVGLSDKQDAHPARLSGGQQQRVAIARALAMDPAIMLFDEPTSALDPELVGEVLSVMRELAQDGMTMVVVTHEMKFAREVADKVVFMADGVILEEAAPQAFFEASQHERTQKFLRQISEF
- a CDS encoding amino acid ABC transporter permease; translated protein: MLELMWENVPFLLKGAYYTLYITIVSMLFGLMIGLVVAVARLKGNRPVRWLARSYVSIIRGTPVLVQIAVIYYGLDDYGISFGSLTAACLALSINTGAYLSETFRGAILAVPKGQTEAAYATGMSPGQTMWRIILPQAVRIAIPPMGNTFVGMLKETSLVSVIGVSELMRQAQLLQAQYLRYMPFLLEIGIMYWIMSIGFSAILERVEKRLARAY